A window of Paraburkholderia bryophila contains these coding sequences:
- a CDS encoding IclR family transcriptional regulator: MDVKLVARTLDLFELFAAEQRPLPLTELARLLNVPMSSCLALARTLVSRGYLYEVRKRGGYYPTRRLQMLASAINAVDPIVEMVHPRLVQLRDASGETAVLGKIQGAAVVYLDVVESTKAIRYTRAPGELRPLHANSIGKAIFGELNAAAQQALGTQLSFDHFTAATVVDLPALVAQAAAAKAQGWCANLGESAPELSAVAVAVTIGGDLYGLSVVGPTERIQKDQNAHATELMRVKQAIEAQESEQQEPQA, translated from the coding sequence ATGGATGTCAAACTCGTTGCCCGCACGCTGGACCTGTTCGAACTGTTTGCCGCCGAGCAACGGCCGCTGCCGCTCACCGAGCTGGCGCGTTTGCTGAACGTGCCGATGTCGAGCTGCCTCGCGCTGGCGCGCACGCTGGTGAGCCGCGGCTATCTCTACGAAGTCAGAAAGCGCGGCGGCTACTATCCGACCCGGCGTTTGCAGATGCTTGCAAGCGCAATCAATGCGGTCGATCCGATTGTCGAGATGGTGCATCCGCGGCTGGTTCAATTGCGCGACGCAAGCGGCGAGACCGCGGTGCTCGGCAAGATTCAAGGCGCGGCGGTGGTGTACCTCGACGTGGTGGAATCCACCAAGGCGATCCGCTATACGCGCGCGCCCGGCGAGTTGCGGCCCTTGCATGCGAACTCGATCGGCAAGGCGATTTTTGGCGAACTGAATGCAGCGGCGCAGCAGGCGCTCGGCACGCAGTTGTCGTTCGACCACTTCACCGCCGCGACGGTCGTCGATCTGCCCGCGCTCGTTGCGCAGGCCGCGGCGGCCAAAGCGCAAGGCTGGTGCGCCAATCTCGGCGAGAGTGCGCCGGAATTGTCGGCGGTGGCCGTGGCGGTGACGATAGGCGGCGACCTGTACGGGCTGTCGGTCGTGGGTCCGACCGAGCGTATCCAGAAAGATCAGAACGCCCACGCCACGGAATTGATGCGCGTGAAACAGGCGATCGAAGCGCAGGAGTCGGAGCAGCAGGAACCCCAGGCGTAG
- a CDS encoding response regulator transcription factor, producing MKFLVADDHELIRQGVKGMLRGLDPDAQFDEADSWETLATAARPDADHDLAIVDLHMPGMSGASSLEVLLKANPALPVVVLSAEESPDEMRAVLAAGALGFVPKRQPASVMLKAIELVLSGGAYVPMEALSLLGSRETKASPVHADTAAEMALQGAGASSVAQAAAPTSGVSGVTEPITQIQSLQPHQQHLLENLSPRQQDIMRLVHRGWTNKMIARDLGVAEGTVKVHLSVIFRALGVHNRSTAIAVINGWLEAGKTL from the coding sequence ATGAAGTTTCTTGTGGCCGACGACCATGAACTGATCAGGCAAGGCGTCAAAGGCATGCTGCGCGGGCTCGATCCCGACGCCCAGTTCGACGAAGCCGATAGCTGGGAAACCCTCGCCACCGCCGCGCGTCCCGACGCCGACCACGATCTCGCGATCGTCGATCTGCATATGCCCGGCATGAGCGGCGCTTCATCGCTCGAGGTGCTGTTGAAGGCGAACCCGGCGTTGCCGGTGGTCGTGTTGTCCGCCGAAGAATCGCCCGACGAAATGCGCGCGGTGCTGGCCGCCGGCGCGCTTGGTTTCGTGCCGAAGCGGCAGCCCGCGAGCGTGATGCTGAAAGCGATCGAACTGGTACTGTCGGGCGGCGCGTATGTACCGATGGAAGCGCTGAGCCTGCTCGGTTCGCGTGAGACCAAGGCCAGCCCCGTGCATGCCGATACGGCGGCTGAGATGGCGCTGCAAGGCGCGGGCGCGTCGTCAGTCGCGCAGGCTGCCGCGCCAACGTCAGGCGTCTCCGGCGTCACGGAACCGATCACGCAGATCCAGTCGCTGCAGCCGCATCAGCAGCATTTGCTGGAGAACCTGTCGCCGCGTCAGCAGGACATCATGCGGCTCGTGCATCGCGGCTGGACCAACAAGATGATCGCGCGCGATCTGGGTGTCGCCGAAGGGACGGTGAAGGTGCATCTGTCGGTGATCTTCCGGGCGCTCGGCGTGCACAACCGGTCGACGGCGATCGCGGTGATCAACGGCTGGCTGGAAGCGGGGAAGACTTTGTAG
- a CDS encoding CaiB/BaiF CoA transferase family protein translates to MFNLTPGSLAGLRVIDLSRVLGGPYCTQILADHGAEVIKVEPPDGDETRTWGPPFDGDTASYFIGVNRNKLGVALDLRQPAERDKLLQLLETADVLVENFKIGTLERWGLGYDTLRARFPRLVHCRVSGFGADGPLGALPGYDAAVQALTGLMSVNGEAGGAPLRVGVPIVDLVTGLNAALGILMALRERETSGQGQFVESTLFDSALSILHPHTPNWFYSGQEPQRTGNAHPNITPYDMFHTGSVDIFLAVGNNSQFAGLCAVIDAQVLVDDPRFASNRERSAHRRELRAELEQRFASWQGELLADTLIRRGVPCAPVLGLGAALEHPHTAHRAMRVELGSYRGIASPIKLSRTPATYRSTPPGLNEHAEQVFGKPPADD, encoded by the coding sequence TTGTTCAATCTCACGCCGGGTTCGCTCGCGGGACTTCGCGTTATCGATCTGTCACGCGTGCTGGGCGGTCCGTACTGCACGCAGATCCTCGCCGACCACGGCGCCGAGGTGATCAAGGTCGAGCCGCCCGACGGCGACGAAACGCGCACCTGGGGGCCGCCGTTCGACGGCGACACGGCATCGTATTTCATCGGTGTGAATCGCAACAAGCTGGGCGTGGCGCTCGATCTGCGCCAGCCCGCCGAGCGCGACAAGCTGCTGCAATTACTCGAAACCGCCGACGTGCTGGTCGAGAACTTCAAGATCGGCACGCTGGAGCGCTGGGGGCTCGGCTACGACACGTTGCGCGCGCGCTTTCCGCGGCTCGTGCATTGCCGCGTGTCCGGCTTCGGCGCCGATGGGCCGCTCGGCGCGCTGCCGGGTTACGACGCGGCGGTCCAGGCGTTGACCGGTCTGATGAGCGTGAACGGCGAGGCGGGCGGCGCGCCGTTGCGCGTCGGCGTGCCGATCGTCGATCTCGTCACCGGCCTGAATGCGGCGCTCGGCATCCTGATGGCGCTGCGCGAGCGCGAGACGAGCGGGCAGGGCCAGTTCGTCGAGTCGACGCTGTTCGACAGCGCGTTGTCGATCCTGCATCCGCATACGCCGAACTGGTTCTACTCGGGCCAGGAGCCGCAGCGCACCGGCAATGCGCATCCGAACATCACGCCGTACGACATGTTCCATACGGGCAGCGTCGATATCTTTCTGGCGGTGGGCAATAACTCGCAATTCGCGGGACTGTGCGCGGTGATCGATGCGCAGGTGCTGGTCGACGATCCGCGTTTTGCCAGCAACCGCGAGCGCAGTGCGCACCGGCGCGAATTGCGCGCGGAGTTGGAGCAGCGCTTCGCGTCGTGGCAAGGCGAGTTGCTCGCCGATACGCTGATCCGGCGCGGCGTGCCGTGCGCGCCGGTGCTCGGGCTCGGCGCGGCGCTGGAGCATCCGCACACCGCGCATCGGGCGATGCGGGTGGAGCTCGGCTCGTACCGTGGCATCGCGTCGCCGATCAAGCTGAGCCGCACGCCGGCCACCTATCGCAGCACGCCGCCCGGATTGAACGAACACGCTGAGCAGGTGTTCGGCAAGCCGCCCGCCGACGATTGA
- a CDS encoding CitMHS family transporter produces the protein MLALIGTVAIVALFGLIITKRLSPLVALIVVPIVAALAAGFGLSTAKYIVHGVQNIGPVAGMFVFAILFFGILTDAGMLDPIINGVLRVVGCHPTRIVMGSALLALLIHLDGSGAVTFLVTLPAMLPLYTRLGIDKRILACVASMAAGVNFLPWVGPMLRASAALHIPGTVIFYPMLPVQIVGLVFVFGSAYWLGKREEKRLGLDRASAAAVAVTPRELSAEEQVLRRPGRFWINLALTLFVLVTLVSGIVDPMVMFMLGTVAALIINYPDVKQQRERIDAHAKAALMMASVLLAAGAFTGIMSGTGMLTAMAQVLVQHVPVEHARHMPFVLGLVSMPLSLLFDPDSFYFGILPVLAESGKLLGVPPVQMAQAALLGQMTTGFPVSPLTPATFLIVGLTGVELAEHQKFTIPFLFAATVIMVFTAVLVGVFPL, from the coding sequence ATGCTCGCGCTGATCGGCACCGTCGCGATCGTCGCGCTGTTCGGCCTGATCATCACGAAGCGCCTGTCGCCGCTCGTCGCGTTGATCGTCGTGCCGATCGTGGCGGCGCTCGCGGCCGGCTTTGGCCTCTCGACCGCCAAGTACATCGTGCACGGTGTGCAGAACATCGGGCCGGTGGCCGGCATGTTCGTGTTCGCGATTCTGTTCTTCGGGATCCTGACCGACGCCGGCATGCTCGATCCGATCATCAACGGTGTGTTGCGGGTGGTCGGCTGTCACCCCACGCGAATCGTGATGGGCTCCGCATTGCTCGCGCTGCTGATTCATCTCGACGGTTCCGGTGCGGTGACGTTTCTCGTCACGCTGCCCGCGATGCTGCCGCTTTACACACGCCTCGGCATCGATAAACGGATTCTGGCGTGCGTCGCGTCGATGGCGGCGGGCGTGAATTTTCTGCCGTGGGTGGGGCCGATGCTGCGCGCGTCCGCCGCCTTGCATATCCCCGGCACGGTGATTTTTTATCCGATGCTGCCGGTGCAGATCGTCGGACTGGTGTTCGTCTTCGGTAGCGCGTACTGGCTCGGCAAACGCGAGGAAAAGCGTCTCGGGCTCGACCGCGCGAGCGCCGCGGCCGTGGCGGTGACGCCGCGCGAACTGAGCGCGGAAGAGCAGGTGTTGCGCCGCCCGGGCCGCTTCTGGATCAACCTCGCGCTGACGCTGTTCGTGCTGGTCACGCTGGTGTCGGGCATTGTCGATCCGATGGTGATGTTCATGCTCGGCACGGTCGCCGCGCTGATCATCAATTATCCGGACGTCAAGCAGCAGCGCGAGCGTATCGACGCGCACGCCAAAGCCGCGCTGATGATGGCCAGCGTGCTGCTGGCGGCGGGCGCGTTCACCGGCATCATGTCCGGCACCGGCATGCTCACCGCGATGGCGCAGGTGCTCGTGCAGCACGTGCCGGTCGAACACGCGCGTCATATGCCGTTCGTGCTCGGGCTCGTGTCGATGCCGCTCAGTCTGCTGTTCGATCCCGACTCGTTCTATTTCGGCATCCTGCCGGTGCTCGCGGAGAGCGGCAAGCTGCTCGGCGTGCCGCCCGTGCAGATGGCGCAGGCGGCGTTGCTCGGGCAGATGACCACCGGTTTCCCGGTCAGTCCGCTGACGCCGGCCACGTTTCTGATCGTCGGCCTGACTGGTGTCGAACTCGCCGAGCATCAGAAATTCACGATTCCCTTTCTCTTCGCCGCCACCGTCATCATGGTGTTCACCGCGGTGCTGGTCGGCGTGTTTCCGCTCTGA
- a CDS encoding alpha/beta fold hydrolase: MSTIKTKDGTDIFYKDWGKGRPVVFSHGWPLTADAWDAQMLFLGSKGFRVIAHDRRGHGRSAQPWDGNDMDTYADDLAALIEHLDLQDATLVGHSTGGGEVAHYIGRHGTQRVAKAVLIGAVPPLMLKTEGNPIGLPIDVFDGIRKGVVDDRSQFFKDLAVPFHGYNRPNAKVSQGVIDSFWRQGMAGSIKGLYDCIKQFSEVDYTEDLKKIDVPTLVLHGDDDQIVPIDAAGRQTAKIVKNATLKVYPGGQHGMCVVEADKVNADLLEFIG; the protein is encoded by the coding sequence ATGAGCACGATCAAGACGAAAGACGGTACGGACATTTTCTACAAGGATTGGGGCAAGGGCCGCCCGGTCGTGTTCTCGCACGGCTGGCCGTTGACGGCTGACGCGTGGGACGCGCAGATGCTGTTTCTCGGTAGCAAGGGTTTCCGCGTGATCGCGCACGACCGCCGCGGTCATGGCCGTTCGGCCCAGCCGTGGGACGGCAACGACATGGATACCTACGCCGACGACCTCGCGGCGCTGATCGAGCATCTCGACCTGCAGGACGCGACGCTCGTCGGCCATTCGACCGGCGGTGGTGAAGTGGCGCATTACATCGGCCGGCATGGCACGCAGCGGGTCGCGAAGGCCGTGCTGATCGGCGCGGTGCCGCCGCTGATGCTGAAGACGGAGGGCAACCCCATCGGCCTGCCGATCGACGTGTTCGACGGTATCCGCAAAGGCGTGGTGGACGACCGCTCGCAGTTTTTCAAGGATCTGGCGGTGCCGTTCCACGGCTATAACCGTCCGAACGCGAAGGTCTCGCAAGGCGTGATCGATTCGTTCTGGCGGCAAGGCATGGCCGGTTCGATCAAAGGCCTGTACGACTGCATCAAGCAGTTCTCCGAAGTCGATTACACGGAAGACCTGAAGAAGATCGACGTGCCGACGCTGGTGCTGCATGGCGACGACGACCAGATCGTGCCGATCGACGCGGCGGGGCGGCAAACGGCGAAGATCGTGAAGAACGCCACGCTGAAGGTGTATCCGGGCGGGCAACACGGTATGTGTGTCGTCGAGGCCGATAAGGTAAATGCCGATTTGCTGGAGTTTATCGGCTAG
- the cydB gene encoding cytochrome d ubiquinol oxidase subunit II, whose product MDVTVVWAAIIALGLFMYVVLDGFDLGIGIIFPFFPDEKERDLMMNTVAPVWDGNETWLVLGGAGLFAVFPAVYSTVLSALYLPLIFMLVCLIFRGVSFEIRAKANRTKHLWDLAFIGGSAGATFFQGIALGAFLQGIPVIDGAYAGDAFGWLTPFSLLTGLGLVVTYALLGCCWLVAKTEGDLQRRLHRVVWPLTLVLLGFIAMVSLWTPLQDPNIAQRWFHDNLFYRLLPVPFLVAVCAFFMYRAVRDRHHNTPFALALLLVLLGYVGLLVSLWPYAIPSSMTLWEAAAPRSSQMFTLVGAAVILPIILGYTTLGYWVFRGKVSHGDQHHYH is encoded by the coding sequence ATGGACGTAACCGTAGTGTGGGCCGCGATCATCGCGCTGGGCCTGTTCATGTATGTGGTGCTGGACGGCTTCGATCTGGGCATCGGCATCATCTTCCCGTTCTTCCCCGACGAGAAAGAGCGCGACCTGATGATGAACACCGTCGCGCCGGTGTGGGACGGCAACGAAACCTGGCTCGTGCTCGGCGGCGCCGGTTTGTTCGCGGTGTTTCCGGCGGTGTATTCGACCGTGCTGTCCGCGCTCTACCTGCCGCTGATCTTCATGCTGGTGTGCCTGATCTTCCGTGGCGTGTCGTTCGAGATCCGCGCCAAGGCGAATCGCACCAAGCATCTGTGGGATCTGGCCTTCATAGGCGGTTCGGCGGGCGCGACGTTCTTCCAGGGCATCGCGCTGGGCGCGTTCCTGCAAGGCATTCCGGTGATCGACGGCGCCTATGCCGGCGACGCCTTCGGCTGGCTCACGCCGTTCAGCCTGCTGACGGGTCTCGGACTGGTGGTGACCTATGCGCTGCTCGGCTGCTGCTGGCTGGTGGCGAAGACCGAAGGCGATCTGCAACGCCGACTGCATCGCGTGGTATGGCCGCTGACGCTGGTGCTGCTCGGCTTCATCGCAATGGTCAGCCTGTGGACGCCGCTGCAAGACCCGAACATCGCGCAGCGCTGGTTCCACGACAACCTGTTCTACCGTCTGCTGCCGGTGCCGTTCCTCGTGGCGGTGTGCGCGTTCTTCATGTATCGCGCGGTGCGTGACCGGCATCACAACACGCCGTTCGCGCTGGCGTTGCTGCTGGTGCTGCTCGGCTACGTGGGGCTGCTGGTGAGCCTGTGGCCGTATGCGATTCCGTCGAGCATGACGTTGTGGGAGGCGGCCGCCCCGCGTTCGAGCCAGATGTTCACGCTGGTCGGCGCGGCGGTGATTCTGCCGATCATCCTCGGCTATACGACGCTGGGTTACTGGGTATTTCGCGGCAAGGTGAGTCATGGCGACCAACATCACTATCATTAA
- a CDS encoding cytochrome ubiquinol oxidase subunit I: MNSALSAFDLARIQFAFTVSFHIVFPALSIGLASFIAVLEWRWLKTGKAYYKDLCLFWSKIFAVAFGMGVVSGVVMSYQFGTNWSGFSSFAGPVTGPLLMYEVMTAFFLEAGFLGIMLFGWQRVSPRAHFGATLMVAVGTLISTFWILASNSWMQTPQGFEVVNGRVVPLDWFKIIFNPSFPYRLAHMALAAFIVAGLVVAAVGAWHLLRGRRDPAVKKMFSMALWLLLILTPIQAVVGDQHGLNTRKYQPAKIAAIEGLWETEKGGTALNLFGIPDMQAETTRYAVSIPHLGSLILTHSWDGEIRGLKEFPPQDRPNSTVVFWSFRIMAGLGTLMILMSIVAWAMRRRERLFESKWFQRCVLAMGPTGFISLLAGWVTTEAGRQPWVVYGVMRTSQAVSPLTTQQVGISLMTFVVVYFLVFGTGVYYMLKLMRSGPALPGQTPNGVPHPTPNQTARRPLSAADQMIDAA, encoded by the coding sequence ATGAACTCCGCACTATCGGCATTCGATCTCGCCCGCATCCAGTTTGCGTTTACCGTCTCGTTTCACATCGTGTTCCCGGCGCTCAGCATCGGCCTCGCCAGCTTCATTGCCGTGCTCGAATGGCGCTGGCTCAAAACCGGCAAGGCGTACTACAAAGATCTTTGCCTGTTCTGGTCGAAGATCTTCGCAGTCGCCTTCGGTATGGGCGTCGTCTCCGGCGTGGTGATGAGCTATCAGTTCGGCACCAACTGGTCGGGCTTCTCCAGTTTCGCCGGACCCGTCACCGGGCCGCTGCTGATGTACGAGGTGATGACCGCGTTCTTCCTCGAAGCGGGCTTCCTCGGCATCATGCTGTTCGGCTGGCAGCGCGTGAGTCCGCGCGCCCACTTCGGCGCCACGCTGATGGTGGCAGTCGGCACGCTGATCTCGACCTTCTGGATTCTCGCGTCCAATAGCTGGATGCAAACGCCGCAAGGCTTCGAAGTCGTCAACGGCCGCGTCGTGCCGCTCGACTGGTTCAAGATCATTTTCAATCCGTCGTTCCCGTACCGGCTCGCGCATATGGCGCTCGCGGCGTTCATCGTCGCCGGACTGGTGGTAGCGGCCGTGGGTGCGTGGCACCTGCTGCGCGGACGGCGCGATCCGGCCGTCAAGAAGATGTTTTCGATGGCGCTGTGGCTGCTGCTGATCCTCACGCCGATTCAGGCGGTGGTCGGCGATCAGCATGGCTTGAATACGCGCAAGTATCAGCCGGCCAAGATCGCGGCGATCGAAGGTCTGTGGGAAACCGAGAAAGGCGGCACCGCGCTGAATCTGTTCGGCATTCCCGACATGCAGGCGGAAACCACGCGCTATGCGGTGTCGATTCCGCATCTGGGCAGCCTGATCCTCACGCATAGCTGGGACGGCGAAATTCGCGGCCTCAAGGAATTCCCGCCGCAAGACCGGCCGAACTCGACGGTGGTGTTCTGGAGTTTCCGGATCATGGCCGGCCTCGGCACGCTGATGATTCTGATGTCGATCGTCGCGTGGGCAATGCGCCGCCGTGAACGCCTGTTCGAATCGAAGTGGTTCCAGCGTTGCGTGCTCGCCATGGGCCCGACCGGCTTCATTTCGCTGCTGGCCGGCTGGGTCACCACCGAAGCCGGACGTCAGCCGTGGGTCGTGTACGGCGTGATGCGCACGTCGCAGGCCGTGTCGCCGTTGACCACCCAGCAGGTCGGCATTTCGCTGATGACCTTCGTGGTCGTGTACTTCCTCGTGTTCGGCACCGGCGTCTACTACATGCTCAAGCTGATGCGCTCGGGTCCGGCGCTGCCGGGCCAGACGCCGAACGGCGTGCCGCATCCCACGCCGAATCAGACCGCGCGCCGCCCGCTCTCCGCCGCCGATCAGATGATCGACGCCGCCTGA
- a CDS encoding acyl-CoA dehydrogenase family protein — translation MNFDLTEDQLSIQAAIEKLCEKYDDEYWLSRDRDGGFPHDFHRTLADAGWLGIAMSPDYGGSGLGMTEAALMMRTISGSGAGLSGASAVHMNIFGLNPVQVFGNDAQKRRFLPPLIDGRDKACFAVTEPDAGLDTTHLKTQAVRDGDHYVLTGRKIWISTAQVASKMLIIARTTPFEQCAKPTDGLTLFYTDLDRERVEVREIEKMGRKAVDSNMLFIDNLRVPVEDRIGDEGAGFRYLLHGLNPERILIAAEAIGLGQAALKRATQYAKERVVFGRPIGQNQGIQHPLAQAWMQLEAANLMVFKAAALYDAGQPCGAEANAAKYLAAEAAFQSCQTAIATLGGMGYAKEYHVERYLRECMIPRLAPVSPQMILCFIAEKVLGLPKSY, via the coding sequence ATGAATTTCGATCTCACCGAAGACCAGCTATCGATCCAGGCCGCGATCGAAAAGCTCTGCGAAAAATACGATGACGAGTACTGGCTCTCGCGCGATCGCGACGGCGGCTTCCCGCACGACTTTCATCGCACGCTGGCCGACGCGGGCTGGCTCGGCATCGCGATGTCGCCGGACTACGGCGGCTCGGGCCTCGGCATGACCGAGGCGGCGCTGATGATGCGCACCATCAGCGGCTCGGGCGCGGGCTTGTCGGGGGCGTCGGCGGTGCATATGAACATCTTCGGCCTGAACCCGGTGCAGGTGTTCGGCAACGACGCGCAGAAGCGGCGCTTCCTGCCGCCGCTGATCGACGGTCGCGACAAGGCCTGTTTCGCGGTCACCGAACCGGACGCCGGTCTCGACACCACGCATCTGAAAACCCAGGCCGTGCGCGATGGCGACCACTACGTGCTGACCGGCCGCAAGATCTGGATCTCGACCGCGCAGGTGGCGAGCAAGATGCTGATCATCGCGCGCACCACGCCGTTCGAGCAGTGCGCCAAACCGACCGACGGCCTCACGCTGTTCTATACGGATCTGGATCGCGAGCGCGTGGAAGTGCGCGAGATCGAGAAGATGGGCCGCAAGGCGGTCGATTCGAACATGCTGTTCATCGACAATCTGCGGGTGCCGGTGGAAGACCGCATCGGCGACGAAGGCGCGGGCTTTCGCTATCTGCTGCACGGTCTGAACCCGGAGCGGATTCTGATCGCCGCCGAAGCGATCGGCCTCGGTCAGGCGGCGTTGAAGCGCGCCACGCAATACGCGAAGGAGCGGGTGGTATTCGGCCGGCCGATCGGCCAGAACCAGGGGATCCAGCATCCGCTCGCACAGGCATGGATGCAACTCGAAGCCGCCAATCTGATGGTGTTCAAAGCGGCCGCGTTGTACGACGCCGGTCAGCCGTGCGGCGCCGAAGCCAACGCCGCCAAATACCTCGCCGCCGAAGCTGCGTTCCAGTCGTGTCAGACGGCAATCGCCACGCTCGGCGGGATGGGCTACGCGAAGGAATATCACGTCGAACGCTATCTGCGGGAGTGTATGATTCCGAGGCTCGCGCCCGTGAGTCCGCAGATGATTCTGTGTTTCATCGCGGAGAAAGTACTGGGCCTGCCGAAGTCGTATTGA
- a CDS encoding ATP-binding response regulator — MRADPIQRAIDEDLVRVLYAQDPIAFFSHWFSIAVLVAIYWPAIPSPPLFVACFGFYAAANCGSLALWICNRRYPQLASPRGWIVLHAVRGMLLYSAPGFAIWFAFHSPQMDLPLLHTVMLVTLAAGVFMSNGFDLLNFSTAIPFLLFPSIVLHFGTHTFDRTILAIVLAFFFCAINVYAMSYRKLFRQVVQARVDQQYLAESLAAQKHVAEEASLAKTRFFAAASHDLRQPLHAIGLLAASLNDTAATPAQHAKTAEHIVYNVEALNQLFNQVLDLARLESGVTQVIRLHFRLAELFERVGSQYRPQAAAKGLALRIAPTTMIVHDDPVLLERVLSNLLSNAVRYTEEGAIWLGFRRAGRESGGFVEVRDSGIGIPAEEHEQVFEEFYQVANPQRDARQGHGLGLPTVKRLVEMLGGELRLRSAPGRGSVFRFSVQVGEAGGIVASLNETVAGGPSAQGRRVLCIDDDPSILEGLASLLARWGCDVRGTRDEVDALAVLETGFVPDAVLCDYQLANHRTGAQALTAVRHVLARAGHENIVTLLITGDMASAELAALALQGIPVLHKPVTPARLRRTLEMLWQQAELDKGRATAALALRADEEEGAAGKAESWSANGVMREAANGPPDEARI; from the coding sequence ATGCGGGCCGACCCTATCCAGCGTGCGATCGACGAAGACCTTGTCCGCGTGCTTTACGCGCAGGATCCGATCGCCTTTTTTTCGCACTGGTTTTCGATCGCGGTACTGGTGGCCATCTACTGGCCGGCGATTCCGTCGCCGCCGCTGTTCGTCGCGTGTTTCGGGTTCTATGCGGCGGCTAATTGCGGCAGCCTCGCTTTGTGGATCTGCAATCGCCGCTATCCGCAGCTCGCGTCGCCGCGTGGCTGGATCGTGCTGCACGCGGTGCGCGGCATGTTGCTGTACAGCGCGCCGGGTTTCGCGATCTGGTTCGCGTTTCATAGCCCGCAGATGGATTTGCCGCTGCTGCATACGGTAATGCTCGTGACGCTGGCGGCCGGCGTGTTCATGTCGAACGGCTTCGACCTGCTGAACTTTTCCACCGCGATTCCGTTCCTGCTGTTTCCGTCGATCGTGCTGCATTTCGGCACGCATACGTTCGACCGCACGATTCTCGCGATCGTCCTCGCGTTCTTCTTTTGCGCGATCAACGTCTACGCGATGAGTTACCGCAAGCTGTTTCGCCAGGTCGTGCAGGCGCGCGTCGATCAGCAATATCTGGCGGAGTCGCTCGCCGCGCAGAAGCATGTCGCCGAAGAAGCGAGTCTCGCGAAAACGCGCTTTTTCGCGGCCGCCAGCCACGATCTGCGGCAGCCTCTGCATGCGATCGGTTTGCTCGCGGCGTCGCTCAACGACACGGCGGCAACCCCCGCGCAGCACGCGAAGACCGCCGAACATATCGTCTACAACGTCGAGGCGTTGAATCAACTGTTCAACCAGGTGCTCGATCTCGCGCGGCTCGAAAGCGGCGTGACCCAGGTGATCCGGCTGCATTTCCGGCTGGCCGAACTGTTCGAGCGGGTCGGCAGCCAGTATCGTCCGCAGGCGGCGGCCAAAGGTCTCGCGCTGCGGATCGCGCCGACCACGATGATCGTGCACGACGATCCGGTGTTGCTGGAGCGCGTGCTGAGCAATCTGCTGTCGAACGCGGTGCGCTATACCGAGGAAGGCGCCATCTGGTTGGGCTTTCGTCGCGCGGGACGCGAGTCGGGCGGGTTTGTCGAGGTGCGCGATTCGGGCATCGGCATTCCGGCCGAGGAGCACGAGCAGGTCTTCGAAGAGTTCTATCAGGTTGCCAATCCGCAGCGCGACGCGCGTCAGGGGCATGGGCTCGGCTTGCCGACGGTGAAGCGGCTGGTCGAGATGCTCGGCGGCGAACTGCGTTTGCGTTCGGCGCCGGGGCGCGGGTCCGTGTTTCGTTTTTCAGTGCAGGTGGGCGAAGCGGGCGGGATCGTCGCGAGCCTGAACGAAACGGTGGCGGGTGGTCCGTCGGCGCAGGGGCGGCGCGTGCTGTGCATCGACGACGATCCGTCGATACTCGAAGGCCTCGCCAGTCTGCTCGCGCGCTGGGGTTGCGACGTACGCGGCACCCGCGACGAGGTCGACGCGCTCGCGGTGCTCGAAACGGGTTTCGTGCCGGATGCGGTGCTGTGCGATTACCAGTTGGCGAATCACCGCACCGGCGCGCAGGCGCTGACTGCCGTGCGCCACGTGCTGGCGCGCGCGGGGCATGAAAACATCGTGACCTTGCTGATCACGGGGGATATGGCGTCGGCGGAACTGGCGGCGTTGGCGTTGCAGGGGATTCCGGTGTTGCATAAGCCGGTGACGCCCGCGCGTTTGCGGCGCACGCTGGAAATGCTGTGGCAGCAGGCGGAACTGGATAAGGGGCGGGCGACGGCCGCGCTGGCGTTGCGCGCGGATGAGGAGGAGGGAGCGGCCGGTAAAGCGGAGAGCTGGAGCGCAAACGGCGTGATGCGGGAGGCGGCGAACGGTCCGCCGGACGAAGCGAGGATCTGA